In a single window of the Scophthalmus maximus strain ysfricsl-2021 chromosome 18, ASM2237912v1, whole genome shotgun sequence genome:
- the armt1 gene encoding damage-control phosphatase ARMT1 isoform X2, which translates to MRNELQTDKPVLALTDDLQDTESWNQYLRRHQGPQGDEESVSWFKSPWLYVECYMYRRIHEALWLNPPISDYDVFNEAKTQSFFESQQAVMGLCTYLEGINKSTDELSKNQLLDNFNKLLLVSLWGNKCDLSISAGQKNSQKTSPLESLSSLQPFILVDDSNMVWSTLISAQRPGQSGKIRAGRVDIVLDNAGFELVTDLVLADFLVSFGLAREIHFHGKSIPWFVSDVTANDFQWTIRQTMAANHKWMSKSGAQWQSYLKEGVWSYHDHPFWTQPHEFCDMAADAPDLYATLQGADLVLFKGDLNYRKLTGDREWDYTVGFDTALRGFGPAPLCSLRTLKANIQVGLQPGQGEKLTSQDPDWMTSGTYGVIQFYSPKSEQ; encoded by the exons ATGAGGAATGAGCTGCAGACTGACAAGCCCGTACTAGCACTCACAGACGACCTGCAAGACACTGAGTCCTGGAACCAGTACCTGCGGAGACATCAGGGGCCGCAGGGGGACGAGGAGTCGGTCAGCTGGTTCAAGTCTCCATGGCTTTATGTGGAGTGCTACATGTACCGCAGGATACATGAGGCCCTCTGGCTCAA TCCTCCCATCAGTGACTACGACGTCTTTAATGAGGCGAAGACTCAGAGCTTTTTTGAGTCTCAGCAGGCCGTAATGGGCTTGTGTACATACTTGGAGGGTATCAACAAGAGCACGGACGAGCTGTCTAAGAATCAGCTGCTTGACAATTTCAACAAACTTCTGCTG GTTTCTCTGTGGGGGAACAAGTGTGACCTGTCAATCTCAGCTGGCCAGAAGAACTCACAGAAGACCAGTCCATTAGAATCCCTCAGCAGCCTACAACCGTTCATCTTGGTGGATGACTCCAACATGGTATGGTCAACTCTTATTTCTGCCCAGAGACCAGGACAGTCCGGAAAAATCCGTGCTGGCAGAGTGGACATTGTACTAGACAATGCTGGCTTTGAGTTAGTCACCGACCTCGTCTTAGCAGATTTCCTGGTTTCCTTCGGCCTCGCACGGGAGATCCATTTTCACGGCAAATCCATCCCGTGGTTTGTCTCTGATGTCACAGCTAACGATTTTCAGTGGACCATCCGGCAGACCATGGCAGCCAATCACAAGTGGATGTCCAAGAGTGGTGCGCAGTGGCAGAGCTACCTGAAGGAGGGTGTGTGGTCCTATCATGACCATCCTTTCTGGACACAGCCCCATGAGTTCTGTGACATGGCGGCCGATGCTCCTGACTTGTACGCGACCCTGCAGGGGGCAGACCTGGTGCTGTTTAAAGGTGATCTGAACTACAGGAAGCTGACGGGGGACAGGGAGTGGGACTACACAGTGGGCTTCGATACTGCACTACGAGGTTTTGGGCCTGCGCCACTGTGTAGCCTCAGGACTCTCAAGGCCAACATTCAGGTCGGTTTGCAGCCGGGTCAAGGGGAGAAGCTCACCTCCCAAGATCCAGACTGGATGACCAGCGGCACGTATGGTGTCATTCAGTTCTACAGCCCGAAGTCAGAACAGTAG
- the esr1 gene encoding estrogen receptor isoform X1: MCKRQSPAQIRQRCGPALRPRISPALSELETVTPPRLPPAPRASLGDMYPEESRGSEGVATVDFLEGTYDYATPAQTPLYSHATTGYYSAPLDAHGPPSDGSRLSLGSGPTSPHVYVPSSPRLSPFMHPPSHHYLETTSTPVFRSSQQPVAREDHCGTSDESYSLGESGAGAGAEGFEMAKETRFCAVCSDYASGYHYGVWSCEGCKAFFKRSIQGHNDYMCPATNQCTIDRNRRKSCQACRLRKCYEVGMMKGGMRKDRSRVLRRDKPRTGTSDRDKASKDLEHKTVSLQDARKCLSTGGRGGGGRKSSITCMPSDQVNGLSSVTVYLLLSQVLLLLQGAEPPILSSRQKLNRPYTEVTMMTLLTSMADKELVHMIAWAKKLPGFLQLSLHDQVQLLESSWLEVLMIGLIWRSIHCPGKLIFAQDLILDRNEGNCVEGMAEIFDMLLAAASRFRMLKLKSEEFVCLKAIILLNSGSFSFCTGTMEPLHNIAAVQDMLDTITDALIHHISQSGCSVQQQWRRQAQLLLLLSHIRHMSNKGMEHLYSMKCKNKVPLYDLLLEMLDAHCVHRPARPVQSWFQVDGEPENNNSSGGGSGSPSAGSSSGPRGGLESPSRATTCPGVLQFRGSRPDCTHIL, encoded by the exons ATGTGTAAGAG GCAGAGCCCGGCTCAGATCAGGCAGCGTTGTGGACCAGCACTCAGACCCAGGATCAGCCCAGCCCTCTCAGAGCTGGAAACAGTCACCCCACCACGTCTCCCGCCTGCACCGCGTGCCTCCCTCGGTGACATGTACCCCGAGGAGAGCCGGGGGTCTGAAGGGGTAGCCACTGTGGACTTTTTGGAAGGGACGTACGACTATGCAACCCCTGCCCAGACTCCTCTCTACAGCCACGCCACCACTGGCTACTACTCTGCGCCTCTGGATGCCCACGGTCCACCCTCCGATGGCAGTCGTCTGTCCCTCGGCAGTGGGCCTACCAGTCCCCACGTGTACGTGCCCTCCAGCCCCCGACTCAGCCCCTTTATGCACCCGCCCAGCCACCACTATCTGGAAACCACTTCAACACCCGTATTCAG GTCCAGTCAGCAGCCAGTAGCCAGAGAGGACCACTGTGGCACCAGTGACGAGTCATACAGTTTGGGGGAGTCAGGTGCTGGAGCCGGAGCCGAGGGATTTGAGATGGCTAAAGAGACTCGCTTCTGTGCCGTGTGCAGTGACTATGCCTCTGGGTACCACTATGGGGTGTGGTCCTGTGAGGGCTGCAAGGCCTTCTTCAAGAGGAGCATCCAGG gTCACAATGACTACATGTGCCCGGCAACCAACCAGTGCACTATCGACAGGAATCGGAGGAAGAGCTGCCAGGCTTGCCGACTGAGGAAGTGCTACGAAGTGGGCATGATGAAAGGAG GCATGCGCAAGGATCGCAGCCGGGTTTTGCGGCGTGACAAGCCACGGACTGGGACTAGTGACAGAGATAAGGCCTCTAAGGATCTGGAGCACAAAACAGTGTCCCTCCAGGATGCAAGGAAATGCCTCAGCActggtggaagaggaggaggaggaagaaaatcaTCCATCACTTGCATGCCATCTGACCAG GTTAATGGACTGTCAAGTGTGACTGTGTATCTGTTGCTCTCCCAggtgctcctcctgctccagggTGCCGAACCCCCAATACTGTCCTCCCGTCAGAAGCTAAACCGACCCTACACCGAGGTCACCATGATGACGCTGCTCACCAGCATGGCTGACAAGGAGCTCGTCCACATGATCGCCTGGGCCAAGAAGCTTCCAG GTTTCCTGCAGCTGTCGCTGCACGACCAGGTGCAGCTGCTGGAGAGCTCGTGGCTGGAGGTGCTGATGATCGGGCTCATCTGGAGGTCCATCCACTGCCCTGGCAAACTCATCTTCGCGCAGGACCTCATACTGGACAG GAATGAGGGCAACTGTGTCGAGGGCATGGCTGAGATCTTCGACATGCTGCTGGCCGCCGCGTCCCGCTTCCGCATGCTCAAACTCAAGTCGGAGGAGTTTGTTTGCCTAAAAGCTATCATCCTGCTCAACTCTG GTTCTTTCTCCTTCTGCACCGGCACAATGGAGCCACTGCACAACATCGCGGCGGTACAGGACATGCTGGACACCATCACGGACGCTCTCATACATCACATCAGCCAATCGGGATGCTCAGTTCAGCAGCAGTGGAGACGGCAGgcccagctgctcctcctgctctcccacATCAGGCACATGAG CAACAAAGGCATGGAGCACCTCTACAGCATGAAGTGCAAGAACAAAGTGCCTCTGTAcgacctgctgctggagatgcTGGACGCTCACTGCGTCCACCGCCCCGCGAGACCCGTTCAGTCCTGGTTCCAGGTTGACGGAGAGCcagagaacaacaacagcagcggcGGTGGCAGCGGCTCACCTTCAGCCGGCTCCAGCTCAGGACCCCGGGGCGGCCTCGAGAGCCCGAGCAGAGCCACGACATGTCCGGGTGTCCTGCAGTTCAGAGGGTCCCGCCCCGACTGCACCCACATCCTATGA
- the esr1 gene encoding estrogen receptor isoform X2, whose product MCKRQSPAQIRQRCGPALRPRISPALSELETVTPPRLPPAPRASLGDMYPEESRGSEGVATVDFLEGTYDYATPAQTPLYSHATTGYYSAPLDAHGPPSDGSRLSLGSGPTSPHVYVPSSPRLSPFMHPPSHHYLETTSTPVFRSSQQPVAREDHCGTSDESYSLGESGAGAGAEGFEMAKETRFCAVCSDYASGYHYGVWSCEGCKAFFKRSIQGHNDYMCPATNQCTIDRNRRKSCQACRLRKCYEVGMMKGGMRKDRSRVLRRDKPRTGTSDRDKASKDLEHKTVSLQDARKCLSTGGRGGGGRKSSITCMPSDQVLLLLQGAEPPILSSRQKLNRPYTEVTMMTLLTSMADKELVHMIAWAKKLPGFLQLSLHDQVQLLESSWLEVLMIGLIWRSIHCPGKLIFAQDLILDRNEGNCVEGMAEIFDMLLAAASRFRMLKLKSEEFVCLKAIILLNSGSFSFCTGTMEPLHNIAAVQDMLDTITDALIHHISQSGCSVQQQWRRQAQLLLLLSHIRHMSNKGMEHLYSMKCKNKVPLYDLLLEMLDAHCVHRPARPVQSWFQVDGEPENNNSSGGGSGSPSAGSSSGPRGGLESPSRATTCPGVLQFRGSRPDCTHIL is encoded by the exons ATGTGTAAGAG GCAGAGCCCGGCTCAGATCAGGCAGCGTTGTGGACCAGCACTCAGACCCAGGATCAGCCCAGCCCTCTCAGAGCTGGAAACAGTCACCCCACCACGTCTCCCGCCTGCACCGCGTGCCTCCCTCGGTGACATGTACCCCGAGGAGAGCCGGGGGTCTGAAGGGGTAGCCACTGTGGACTTTTTGGAAGGGACGTACGACTATGCAACCCCTGCCCAGACTCCTCTCTACAGCCACGCCACCACTGGCTACTACTCTGCGCCTCTGGATGCCCACGGTCCACCCTCCGATGGCAGTCGTCTGTCCCTCGGCAGTGGGCCTACCAGTCCCCACGTGTACGTGCCCTCCAGCCCCCGACTCAGCCCCTTTATGCACCCGCCCAGCCACCACTATCTGGAAACCACTTCAACACCCGTATTCAG GTCCAGTCAGCAGCCAGTAGCCAGAGAGGACCACTGTGGCACCAGTGACGAGTCATACAGTTTGGGGGAGTCAGGTGCTGGAGCCGGAGCCGAGGGATTTGAGATGGCTAAAGAGACTCGCTTCTGTGCCGTGTGCAGTGACTATGCCTCTGGGTACCACTATGGGGTGTGGTCCTGTGAGGGCTGCAAGGCCTTCTTCAAGAGGAGCATCCAGG gTCACAATGACTACATGTGCCCGGCAACCAACCAGTGCACTATCGACAGGAATCGGAGGAAGAGCTGCCAGGCTTGCCGACTGAGGAAGTGCTACGAAGTGGGCATGATGAAAGGAG GCATGCGCAAGGATCGCAGCCGGGTTTTGCGGCGTGACAAGCCACGGACTGGGACTAGTGACAGAGATAAGGCCTCTAAGGATCTGGAGCACAAAACAGTGTCCCTCCAGGATGCAAGGAAATGCCTCAGCActggtggaagaggaggaggaggaagaaaatcaTCCATCACTTGCATGCCATCTGACCAG gtgctcctcctgctccagggTGCCGAACCCCCAATACTGTCCTCCCGTCAGAAGCTAAACCGACCCTACACCGAGGTCACCATGATGACGCTGCTCACCAGCATGGCTGACAAGGAGCTCGTCCACATGATCGCCTGGGCCAAGAAGCTTCCAG GTTTCCTGCAGCTGTCGCTGCACGACCAGGTGCAGCTGCTGGAGAGCTCGTGGCTGGAGGTGCTGATGATCGGGCTCATCTGGAGGTCCATCCACTGCCCTGGCAAACTCATCTTCGCGCAGGACCTCATACTGGACAG GAATGAGGGCAACTGTGTCGAGGGCATGGCTGAGATCTTCGACATGCTGCTGGCCGCCGCGTCCCGCTTCCGCATGCTCAAACTCAAGTCGGAGGAGTTTGTTTGCCTAAAAGCTATCATCCTGCTCAACTCTG GTTCTTTCTCCTTCTGCACCGGCACAATGGAGCCACTGCACAACATCGCGGCGGTACAGGACATGCTGGACACCATCACGGACGCTCTCATACATCACATCAGCCAATCGGGATGCTCAGTTCAGCAGCAGTGGAGACGGCAGgcccagctgctcctcctgctctcccacATCAGGCACATGAG CAACAAAGGCATGGAGCACCTCTACAGCATGAAGTGCAAGAACAAAGTGCCTCTGTAcgacctgctgctggagatgcTGGACGCTCACTGCGTCCACCGCCCCGCGAGACCCGTTCAGTCCTGGTTCCAGGTTGACGGAGAGCcagagaacaacaacagcagcggcGGTGGCAGCGGCTCACCTTCAGCCGGCTCCAGCTCAGGACCCCGGGGCGGCCTCGAGAGCCCGAGCAGAGCCACGACATGTCCGGGTGTCCTGCAGTTCAGAGGGTCCCGCCCCGACTGCACCCACATCCTATGA
- the zbtb2b gene encoding zinc finger and BTB domain-containing protein 2b: protein MELANHGLILLQQLNAQREFGFLCDCTVAIGDVFFKAHKAVLAAFSNYFRMLFIHQDSDCVRLKAADIQPDIFSYLLNLMYTGKLAPQLIDPARLEQGVRFLHAYPLLQEASQSVYSQREHSITLSTSLYGIQISDQQVGLSARLPNRPQLSSPLDVEPLASEGKYPSTPTATASYANSSPFKLSSSPTDMEASTSGTKPTAEEGVSDLLSADGSSASAILHVKPSIMKRSSSFRKHYSCHLCRSRFTQRCLLREHLLQHTQALQQTLTEPSNALSPVMTGELSMMEVEGILRGSKPGSSASTATTAVEIISDSEQTPVSGTNSDSPQAEVSTSCWGVGGLHSQADTPPPSDIADIDNLESADLDREVKRRKYECSTCGRKFIQKSHWREHMYIHTGKPFKCSACGKSFCRANQAARHVCLNQGADTYTMVDRQSMELCTAGDDSSQMDAMFLDSSKPYKCNICATTFSSPNEVIKHLCFTQGGLVGLQGNAGAGMLLQREEFSKDEGSDLSNSATPLEPIKTEEILVE, encoded by the exons ATGGAGTTGGCCAACCATGGTCTtatcctgctgcagcagcttaACGCTCAGAGGGAGTTTGGCTTCCTGTGCGACTGCACTGTGGCTATAGGAGATGTCTTCTTCAAAGCCCACAAAGCCGTCCTCGCTGCCTTCTCCAACTACTTCAGAATGCTCTTCATTCACCAGGACAG TGACTGTGTGCGCTTGAAAGCTGCTGACATACAGCCAGATATCTTCAGCTACCTCCTCAACCTGATGTACACGGGCAAGCTTGCACCCCAGCTGATAGACCCCGCGCGGCTGGAGCAGGGCGTCAGATTCCTGCATGCCTATCCGCTCTTGCAGGAGGCCAGCCAGTCGGTGTATTCACAACGCGAGCACAGCATCACCCTCTCCACCTCACTCTATGGCATCCAAATCTCTGACCAACAGGTGGGGCTGTCAGCCCGACTGCCCAATCGGCCGCAGCTCTCCTCGCCCTTGGACGTCGAGCCACTCGCCTCCGAGGGGAAGTATCCATCCACGCCAACCGCCACCGCTTCATATGCCAACTCCTCGCCATTCAAGCTATCATCCTCACCCACAGACATGGAGGCCTCGACCAGCGGCACTAAACCTACGGCCGAGGAGGGGGTCAGCGACTTGCTGAGTGCAGATGGTTCGTCGGCCAGTGCCATCCTCCACGTGAAGCCCAGCATCATGAAGAGGAGTTCCTCCTTTAGGAAGCATTATTCCTGTCATCTGTGCAGGAGCCGATTCACCCAGCGATGCCTGCTGAGAGAGCACCTCCTGCAGCACACCCAGGCTCTCCAGCAGACCTTGACTGAGCCCAGTAATGCACTCTCACCTGTCATGACTGGAGAACTCAGCATGATGGAGGTAGAGGGGATCCTTAGGGGAAGCAAGCCAGGGTCAAGTGCCTCCACTGCCACTACAGCGGTTGAGATAATCAGTGACAGCGAGCAAACGCCCGTTTCGGGTACCAACTCGGACTCTCCCCAAGCAGAGGTGTCCACATCCTgctggggggttggggggttacATTCTCAGGCAGACACACCACCTCCATCAGACATTGCGGATATCGACAACCTGGAGAGCGCCGACCTGGACCGGGAAGTGAAGCGGCGGAAGTACGAATGCTCCACCTGTGGCCGCAAGTTCATTCAGAAGAGCCACTGGCGTGAGCACATGTACATCCACACAGGGAAGCCCTTCAAGTGCAGTGCATGTGGCAAGAGCTTCTGCCGGGCCAACCAGGCGGCCCGCCACGTGTGCCTGAACCAGGGGGCCGACACGTACACCATGGTGGACCGACAGAGCATGGAGCTGTGCACTGCAGGCGACGACAGCAGCCAGATGGATGCGATGTTCTTGGACTCGTCGAAGCCTTACAAGTGTAACATTTGTGCGACCACCTTCTCCAGCCCCAACGAGGTGATCAAGCACCTGTGCTTCACCCAGGGCGGATTAGTGGGGCTGCAGGGAAACGCTGGTGCAGGAATGCTGCTCCAGCGCGAGGAGTTCTCCAAAGATGAAGGCTCTGATTTGTCCAACTCCGCCACCCCACTAGAGCCCATAAAGACTGAGGAGATCCTTGTAGAGTAG
- the armt1 gene encoding damage-control phosphatase ARMT1 isoform X1 — translation MMAVDQSVHGVAPSLSAKVVGSFAYLTIKDRLPTILTRAIDTIHRNKNKFFEEYGEEGIQAEKQTIHLLSKMRNELQTDKPVLALTDDLQDTESWNQYLRRHQGPQGDEESVSWFKSPWLYVECYMYRRIHEALWLNPPISDYDVFNEAKTQSFFESQQAVMGLCTYLEGINKSTDELSKNQLLDNFNKLLLVSLWGNKCDLSISAGQKNSQKTSPLESLSSLQPFILVDDSNMVWSTLISAQRPGQSGKIRAGRVDIVLDNAGFELVTDLVLADFLVSFGLAREIHFHGKSIPWFVSDVTANDFQWTIRQTMAANHKWMSKSGAQWQSYLKEGVWSYHDHPFWTQPHEFCDMAADAPDLYATLQGADLVLFKGDLNYRKLTGDREWDYTVGFDTALRGFGPAPLCSLRTLKANIQVGLQPGQGEKLTSQDPDWMTSGTYGVIQFYSPKSEQ, via the exons ATGATGGCGGTCGATCAAAGTGTTCACGGAGTTGCCCCTTCCCTGTCTGCTAAAGTGGTCGG GTCATTTGCTTATTTGACCATAAAAGACCGACTGCCGACCATCCTGACCAGAGCTATAGACACAATACACCGcaacaaaaacaagttttttgAAGAATATGGAGAG GAGGGTATCCAGGCAGAGAAGCAAACAATACATCTGCTGTCTAAGATGAGGAATGAGCTGCAGACTGACAAGCCCGTACTAGCACTCACAGACGACCTGCAAGACACTGAGTCCTGGAACCAGTACCTGCGGAGACATCAGGGGCCGCAGGGGGACGAGGAGTCGGTCAGCTGGTTCAAGTCTCCATGGCTTTATGTGGAGTGCTACATGTACCGCAGGATACATGAGGCCCTCTGGCTCAA TCCTCCCATCAGTGACTACGACGTCTTTAATGAGGCGAAGACTCAGAGCTTTTTTGAGTCTCAGCAGGCCGTAATGGGCTTGTGTACATACTTGGAGGGTATCAACAAGAGCACGGACGAGCTGTCTAAGAATCAGCTGCTTGACAATTTCAACAAACTTCTGCTG GTTTCTCTGTGGGGGAACAAGTGTGACCTGTCAATCTCAGCTGGCCAGAAGAACTCACAGAAGACCAGTCCATTAGAATCCCTCAGCAGCCTACAACCGTTCATCTTGGTGGATGACTCCAACATGGTATGGTCAACTCTTATTTCTGCCCAGAGACCAGGACAGTCCGGAAAAATCCGTGCTGGCAGAGTGGACATTGTACTAGACAATGCTGGCTTTGAGTTAGTCACCGACCTCGTCTTAGCAGATTTCCTGGTTTCCTTCGGCCTCGCACGGGAGATCCATTTTCACGGCAAATCCATCCCGTGGTTTGTCTCTGATGTCACAGCTAACGATTTTCAGTGGACCATCCGGCAGACCATGGCAGCCAATCACAAGTGGATGTCCAAGAGTGGTGCGCAGTGGCAGAGCTACCTGAAGGAGGGTGTGTGGTCCTATCATGACCATCCTTTCTGGACACAGCCCCATGAGTTCTGTGACATGGCGGCCGATGCTCCTGACTTGTACGCGACCCTGCAGGGGGCAGACCTGGTGCTGTTTAAAGGTGATCTGAACTACAGGAAGCTGACGGGGGACAGGGAGTGGGACTACACAGTGGGCTTCGATACTGCACTACGAGGTTTTGGGCCTGCGCCACTGTGTAGCCTCAGGACTCTCAAGGCCAACATTCAGGTCGGTTTGCAGCCGGGTCAAGGGGAGAAGCTCACCTCCCAAGATCCAGACTGGATGACCAGCGGCACGTATGGTGTCATTCAGTTCTACAGCCCGAAGTCAGAACAGTAG